The sequence GCCATGCCTCCTAAACCTTTTACTCTTGACTCTGTTTTAAAATATAGAAAACGACAGGAGAGCATGGCACAGGAAAAATTTATCCAGGCAAAAGCTGATGCAGAAATGGCATTTCAGGCACTTGAAGAGGCAAAGAATGTACTCGGCAACCTGATAAACACCCTCGAAGAAAAACAAATAAGTGGTATCCTGGCCATGGAGCTTGCCAGATTTGAAGAACGCATACAGTATGCTCGAGATCAGATAGACGTGCTCAAAGTCAGCTATCAAAAAAAAAAGAAAATCGTAAAAGACAAAAGACTTTTATTGCTTGAGAAATCCCGAAATTACAAAGTGCTGGACACGTTAAAAGAACAACAAAACAGAACATGGAAAAACTATCTAGACAAGAAAGAGGCAGCCATGCTCGATGAAATTGCTATCCTTCGCCATGATCGAAAAACAAGCTAAATCTTTTTTACCTCCACATCCTCCCTTTCTTCTACAAAGGATAACAATGTTCACAAAAACTAACACATACCTCCTTGTCAGCCTTCTTCTCTCCCTCTCCGCTTCCTCATCCGTTTGCCTTGCAGCAGATCCAGAGCCTCCCCCTGCAGTAACTACCAAAGACGTCGATAAAGCAATGCCGGTAACAGAGAAAATAAAGACAGACTTTCAATCGGTTGAAGAAAGAAGGTTATATGCCATACTTCAAAATGAACGGGATAATCTCGAAGAAGAGAAAAAAGTTCTGGTATTTAAGGAGAAGGAACTAAAGACTCTTCAAATAGAGGCCGATAAGAAGCTTAAGCTCCTTGATGAAAAGCTTGCCGAACTCAGAGCACTACAAGGCAAGATAGAAGAATTACTAAAAGAAAAAGACATCCAGGAACAACAGAAAACCAAGGATCTCAGTCTGATATACGCAAAAATGACCCCTGATCGTGCTGCACTTGCCATGGCCACACTAGATGAACAGCTTGCAGCAGACCTCCTTGCTAACATGAAGGTTAAATCAGCGGCAAAAATACTTGATCGAATGGATAAGGCAAAAGCCTCACAACTCAGTGAAACGTTTACGACCATTAAGGTGGAGTGAAAAAGAATGGAAACAGCCCTTCTTACCCCTAGTACTGCAACGCCAAACCCTGCCTCGCGGCAAAGTGCTTCTATAACTGACAGCAAAGGCAGTAGTGATTTTACACCTGCCATGGACGAAGCAGTCTCTTCTCTCGAAAAAGGTACTAGGAATACGTCGGATTCTCCAATGGATGATTCAAATATTCCCACTGATGAAACCAGCACTTCAAGCACTCCAGAAGACACTGCCATGGCATTTTCAGAGGAGATCCTTTCCGGTGATACTGCAATAGTTTCTTCTGAAAGTTTTTTGTCAGCTCAAGGTATCATGAATAACAGGTCACAATCAATTGTAGCTGGACAGGTGCAGCAATCCTTTACAACTGAGGCTCTCGCAACCTGGATCGCTGCACAGGAATCAACCTCCCCGATCATTCAAGCTGGAATTGAAAACAATCCGGCAGCAGCAACCAAGGCAGAAACATTGTTATTACAGCAGATCCAGAACATTCTGGATCAGGGGAAGAATAATGGTTCAATAACGGTTACAGGAAGCAATGTAGCTGAGCCTCAAAAGAGTGCTGAAAACTTACAGAACTTATCAAGCGCCCTGCTTGCCGAGAACGAGAATAGTGATATCCAGGCCAGACAGATTGGAGTGATAGCTGTACCTGTGAAAGAAACAGTTCACGCCACCCAAAATTCAACTAAGCTCGAAGGTGCCCATCAGGACGTAAATGAACAATTTTATAATGCAAAACTTGGTGAATCAAAAACGAACAATGGAAATGACTTCCAACAACGCAATAACGAACAAAAAGGATCTGAGCAGCAGACAAAACCTGAAGTGCAGAACACTGTCAGTCAGACAACTGGAAATACCACCCCGGAGGGAAAACCATTAGAGTCGACTTTTGGACAGCAGCTCAGCTCCAGCTCGACAACCACTACCACACCGACCAGTATAGAGGGTAAGTTAGCGCCAGGATCACATCATCCTGTCCCTGAGAGAGAGATGGTTAACAATCTTATCCAACGTTTCAATGTAAACCCGAGATTGCAGACCAGCAAACTAACGATGCAGCTTCATCCTGCAGAACTCGGGGCACTAAAGATTGATATTCTGGTAAAGGGTGACTCAATAAGGGCAAATATTGTAGCACAAAGCCAACAGGTACTTGAGACTCTTGACAAACAGATGCCGCGCCTTCGTGCAGTTCTTCAGGAACAGGGATTCACAGTAGATTCCTTTATAATATCTCTGGAAAGTGATGGTGGTAACCAGAAAGGACTATTCCAGGAACATTTCAGTTCGCAACAGCAGGAATTCACATCCAATAGATCACCTGCTGCCAGCAACGAATCATTTGATATATTGCTCGACTCTCAAAAAGATCTTGATGAGGCAGATGAAGATTCGTCCGGGGTAAATCTCACAGTTTAACCCCTCCGATACCTCCTTCATATATAGGAAAAAACAATGACGAATGTAGCCGAAATTTTTGCACCTCCCACTTCCACAAATCTCACACCTGTGTATAAAAATACCAGCAGTGAAGATATTATGGGAAAGGAAGATTTTCTCACTCTTCTGGTTGCACAGCTACAGAATCAGGATCCATTGAATCCTGATGATGCAACTGAATTCACATCACAACTAGCTGAATTCAGTTCGCTTGAACAACTTCAGAACCTCAACAAATCGATGGATACATTAGCAAACACGCAACAACAATCTGATCGATTCGCTACAATGGATCTTATCGGCAAGGAAGTTGTCTATGCCAGTTCTGGATTTGATTTTAGTGGAGAGCCTGTCAACCTGGGGTACCAGCTTGACGGTACCGCAGCTTCGGTCACAATGCATATCAGGGATGAGAACGGCAACACGGTAGCAACCCTGAATCCATCTGAAATGAGGGAGGGAAATCACTTTCTTGAATGGGATGGTCTTGATAAAGACGGCAACATCATTCCCGATGGGAAATATAAACTTGTCCTTGAGGCCAGTTCGGCCGGAGAGGGCTCTACCATAGCGGCTTCCCCACTGGTTCAGTCAGAAGTTACAGGTGTTGATTTCTCCAGCGAAACAGGAGAAGCTGTCATCCGCACTTTGGCAGGTGCTGAGATCAGCAGCAGTGCAATTATTGCTGTCTATCAAGCCGATAAATCATATACCAAAGAGATAGCAACCGATGATGAAGATACCATCGTAGATGAAATAGTAGATGATATTGTAGATGATATAACCGCCGATGTTACAGGGACGTCAACATCACCAACCACCGAAGAGTCTGCTTCCACGGACGAAGAACAGATTGCCCAGGATACACTCCAGCATTATTTGGCTGGATAAATTTATTTTTAAAACCCATACCATACAAGGGGGAGTCACCCATGGGTATCACCAGTGCTCTGTACAGTGGCGTAAGTGGCCTTAATACCAATTCACAGGCAATGAGTGTCATTGGTAACAATCTTGCCAACACAAACACTCTTGGATTCAAAGGAGCCCGGTCTGTTTTTTCAGATCTGCTTTCCAGTAACATTTCAGGATCCGGAGGATCTTCTCAAGTAGGTCGTGGTGTCAATATCTCCAAGGTTGACAACATTTTCAGCCAGGGTACCTTCGAAGCAACCGCAACAAACACCGATGTGGCCATCGAAGGTGAAGGTTTTTTCATGCTCAAAGAGCCAGGTGACAACACAACCTATTACTCACGAGCTGGTGCTTTTCGTTTTGACCAAGACGGCTACCTGGTTAACCCTGAAGGGTTTGTTGTTCAGGGTAAAGCATTTGATGACAACGGTAATCTCATAGCTGGTGACCCAACGGATATCCAGGTTGCCAATGTCGGGCTGGTCCCAGCCAAAGTCACAGACACCATGACCATGTCCACTAATCTTGATGCAAGTGAGGTTACCCCTGCAGCTGCATTTGACCCTGATATCCCAGATACCTTTAATTATTCTGCATCGACCACAACCTATGACAGTCTGGGTACTTCCCATCTGGTTACAGTCTACTTCGTGAAAGATGCTGTTCCAAATTCATGGAGCTGGCACTGGAGTGCTGAAGATGCCCTCGGTGCCCCACTTGGTGGAGCCGGTACGGCACCAATTACCTTTGATGCGGACGGCCTTTTGACCGGTGGTGGTACTGATCAAATTCCAGCAATCAACTGGCAAAATGGCTCAAATGCGACAATACCCATAGACCTCACTTTTGATACAACTCAATTTAACAGTGAATCAACGGTTATTGCGCAGGACCAGAACGGCTATGGAGCAGGTAATCTGACTAATGTTGGTATCAACGAGGAAGGAATTGTTATTGCTTCGTACTCAAACGGTG comes from Desulfocapsa sulfexigens DSM 10523 and encodes:
- the fliJ gene encoding flagellar export protein FliJ, whose protein sequence is MPPKPFTLDSVLKYRKRQESMAQEKFIQAKADAEMAFQALEEAKNVLGNLINTLEEKQISGILAMELARFEERIQYARDQIDVLKVSYQKKKKIVKDKRLLLLEKSRNYKVLDTLKEQQNRTWKNYLDKKEAAMLDEIAILRHDRKTS
- a CDS encoding MotE family protein, giving the protein MFTKTNTYLLVSLLLSLSASSSVCLAADPEPPPAVTTKDVDKAMPVTEKIKTDFQSVEERRLYAILQNERDNLEEEKKVLVFKEKELKTLQIEADKKLKLLDEKLAELRALQGKIEELLKEKDIQEQQKTKDLSLIYAKMTPDRAALAMATLDEQLAADLLANMKVKSAAKILDRMDKAKASQLSETFTTIKVE
- a CDS encoding flagellar hook-length control protein FliK — translated: METALLTPSTATPNPASRQSASITDSKGSSDFTPAMDEAVSSLEKGTRNTSDSPMDDSNIPTDETSTSSTPEDTAMAFSEEILSGDTAIVSSESFLSAQGIMNNRSQSIVAGQVQQSFTTEALATWIAAQESTSPIIQAGIENNPAAATKAETLLLQQIQNILDQGKNNGSITVTGSNVAEPQKSAENLQNLSSALLAENENSDIQARQIGVIAVPVKETVHATQNSTKLEGAHQDVNEQFYNAKLGESKTNNGNDFQQRNNEQKGSEQQTKPEVQNTVSQTTGNTTPEGKPLESTFGQQLSSSSTTTTTPTSIEGKLAPGSHHPVPEREMVNNLIQRFNVNPRLQTSKLTMQLHPAELGALKIDILVKGDSIRANIVAQSQQVLETLDKQMPRLRAVLQEQGFTVDSFIISLESDGGNQKGLFQEHFSSQQQEFTSNRSPAASNESFDILLDSQKDLDEADEDSSGVNLTV
- a CDS encoding flagellar hook assembly protein FlgD: MTNVAEIFAPPTSTNLTPVYKNTSSEDIMGKEDFLTLLVAQLQNQDPLNPDDATEFTSQLAEFSSLEQLQNLNKSMDTLANTQQQSDRFATMDLIGKEVVYASSGFDFSGEPVNLGYQLDGTAASVTMHIRDENGNTVATLNPSEMREGNHFLEWDGLDKDGNIIPDGKYKLVLEASSAGEGSTIAASPLVQSEVTGVDFSSETGEAVIRTLAGAEISSSAIIAVYQADKSYTKEIATDDEDTIVDEIVDDIVDDITADVTGTSTSPTTEESASTDEEQIAQDTLQHYLAG
- a CDS encoding flagellar hook protein FlgE, coding for MGITSALYSGVSGLNTNSQAMSVIGNNLANTNTLGFKGARSVFSDLLSSNISGSGGSSQVGRGVNISKVDNIFSQGTFEATATNTDVAIEGEGFFMLKEPGDNTTYYSRAGAFRFDQDGYLVNPEGFVVQGKAFDDNGNLIAGDPTDIQVANVGLVPAKVTDTMTMSTNLDASEVTPAAAFDPDIPDTFNYSASTTTYDSLGTSHLVTVYFVKDAVPNSWSWHWSAEDALGAPLGGAGTAPITFDADGLLTGGGTDQIPAINWQNGSNATIPIDLTFDTTQFNSESTVIAQDQNGYGAGNLTNVGINEEGIVIASYSNGEQVKISQLVLAKFSNPGGLEMKGSNMYVGTDASGPARSGIPGPELGSIFTNSLEQSNVDMGQEFVKMITTQRGFQANSKIITTVDELLGELINLKR